Proteins encoded together in one Oceanobacillus iheyensis HTE831 window:
- a CDS encoding sensor histidine kinase, with protein sequence MKVFGLRLGIFLGIWLLLIMVDSEFISYHILICAVALSLFFFLTFKRSVMLLYMLLLLVVFIGAILYTDGILYSIVLLWFLLWDSLHRISIRMYYVLTAIILLGILMIMWIQETYQIGLLISTIAIAISGYFVLKEIHQKEYYRKIYHELLNEYRKLKRMNITLENNARMEERTKIARDMHDTVGHRLTALIMRLELLSMEHPSISLDTLKELASESLEDTRQAVKTLQLDESEGIASVIHLIRKLEAESHITVQFTMKKGVLNVPLSNDKSVILYRIIQEAITNAMRHANSREVNVILSKSADGALTFEISNAIFESKQFELGFGLRNMKERVVEVNGTLNAYKLEKRFIVSGRIPV encoded by the coding sequence ATGAAAGTTTTTGGGTTACGACTTGGAATTTTTCTAGGTATTTGGTTATTGCTGATTATGGTGGACAGTGAATTTATTTCCTATCACATTTTGATTTGTGCTGTAGCATTGTCGTTGTTTTTTTTCCTCACTTTCAAAAGAAGCGTAATGTTATTATACATGTTGTTATTACTTGTTGTTTTTATAGGAGCTATTCTATATACGGATGGAATCCTCTATTCGATTGTGTTGCTCTGGTTTTTATTGTGGGATTCACTTCATCGCATATCTATTCGTATGTACTATGTGTTAACAGCAATTATTTTACTTGGAATATTAATGATAATGTGGATTCAAGAAACGTATCAGATTGGATTGTTGATAAGTACCATTGCAATTGCGATAAGTGGTTATTTTGTATTGAAAGAAATTCATCAAAAAGAATATTACCGTAAAATCTACCATGAACTACTCAATGAGTATCGAAAATTAAAAAGAATGAATATTACTTTAGAAAACAATGCTCGAATGGAAGAAAGAACAAAAATTGCTCGTGATATGCATGATACAGTTGGGCATCGACTTACTGCATTAATTATGCGACTGGAATTACTATCTATGGAACACCCTTCTATTTCACTCGATACATTAAAAGAATTAGCAAGTGAAAGTTTGGAAGACACTCGGCAAGCAGTAAAAACATTGCAGCTAGATGAGTCAGAAGGTATTGCTTCTGTGATTCATCTTATACGTAAACTTGAAGCAGAAAGTCATATTACTGTACAGTTTACAATGAAAAAAGGGGTTCTTAATGTTCCGCTTTCCAATGACAAAAGTGTAATTTTATATCGAATTATCCAGGAGGCTATTACAAATGCTATGCGACATGCAAATAGTCGTGAGGTAAATGTTATATTAAGTAAATCTGCTGATGGTGCACTTACATTTGAAATCTCAAATGCTATTTTTGAGTCAAAGCAATTTGAATTAGGGTTTGGACTTAGGAATATGAAAGAGAGAGTGGTAGAGGTTAACGGGACCTTAAATGCTTATAAATTAGAAAAACGTTTTATTGTATCAGGAAGAATCCCTGTGTAG
- a CDS encoding response regulator transcription factor has protein sequence MYRVLLVEDQQIVRQGIKILLEQDKQIKVIGEATNGVEAIEQMMEHTVDVILMDVRMPDMNGIEATRKIKSQWPNVRILMLTTFNDDEYTLQSLKEGANGFLLKTADGKKLIDAIHSCMRGGLVLHDEVAAKVMPKLLHTSKRELSVQLSERERVITALIGSGLTNKEIADELFLTIGTVKNYITSILQKTEQRDRTQLAIFAVRHGITKD, from the coding sequence TTGTATCGAGTGTTGTTAGTAGAAGATCAGCAAATAGTTCGGCAAGGGATAAAAATATTATTAGAACAAGATAAGCAAATTAAAGTTATTGGTGAAGCTACAAATGGTGTGGAAGCAATAGAACAAATGATGGAACATACGGTAGATGTTATTTTAATGGATGTACGTATGCCAGATATGAATGGAATTGAAGCAACAAGGAAAATCAAATCCCAGTGGCCAAATGTACGTATTCTTATGTTGACGACGTTTAATGATGATGAATATACGTTGCAATCATTAAAAGAAGGGGCGAATGGGTTTTTATTAAAAACTGCCGATGGAAAGAAATTAATTGACGCAATTCATAGCTGCATGAGAGGTGGATTAGTACTTCATGATGAAGTGGCAGCAAAAGTAATGCCGAAATTATTGCATACATCGAAGAGGGAATTATCTGTTCAGCTTTCAGAACGGGAGCGTGTAATTACTGCGTTAATTGGGAGTGGATTAACGAATAAGGAAATCGCAGATGAATTATTTCTAACGATTGGAACAGTAAAAAATTATATCACTTCGATACTGCAAAAAACCGAACAAAGAGATCGCACACAACTCGCTATTTTTGCAGTCAGACATGGGATTACAAAAGATTAA
- a CDS encoding cytochrome c oxidase assembly protein — translation MKKAVLTILGVTILFIAIGSPLNIIARLTFQGHMIQILLLTVVSAPLLVAGWKPIKINTFSFVHTCVSWLTKPWVSMLLLLSFFYGYHLPVVFDFARLELYWNHFFLFGLFISCILFWISILYKIKVSEKLWLYAGIHHLFLIPYFLFLYTANEGVYRVYSDITLFMSAIEVCLPVEINYPEQFYASLLPFDPVIHQQTGVVLFWISSCLIYIIVLFCKQSVQEGTVPSHS, via the coding sequence ATGAAGAAAGCTGTTTTAACCATACTAGGTGTTACAATATTATTTATAGCAATTGGCAGCCCGTTAAATATTATTGCTCGTTTAACCTTTCAAGGACATATGATACAGATATTGCTTTTAACCGTAGTTTCTGCTCCTTTATTAGTAGCTGGTTGGAAGCCCATTAAAATCAATACATTCTCATTTGTACATACTTGTGTAAGTTGGTTAACGAAACCATGGGTATCGATGTTATTACTGTTGAGCTTTTTTTATGGATATCATTTACCGGTAGTGTTTGACTTTGCAAGGTTGGAATTATATTGGAATCATTTCTTTTTATTCGGATTATTTATTTCTTGTATATTATTTTGGATTTCGATTTTATATAAGATAAAAGTGAGTGAGAAACTCTGGTTGTATGCAGGCATTCATCATCTTTTTCTCATTCCTTATTTTCTATTCTTATATACCGCAAATGAAGGAGTCTACCGAGTATATTCAGATATCACATTATTTATGTCCGCAATTGAAGTTTGCCTGCCTGTAGAGATTAACTATCCAGAACAATTTTATGCTTCATTATTACCTTTTGATCCAGTCATACATCAGCAAACTGGAGTTGTTTTATTTTGGATCAGCTCCTGTTTAATTTATATAATCGTATTATTTTGTAAACAAAGTGTTCAAGAAGGCACTGTCCCAAGTCATTCATAA
- a CDS encoding ABC transporter ATP-binding protein encodes MLELIDLSKKFKTTEAVKSLNMFIERGEIIGLLGPNGAGKSTAISMLSTLLEPTSGDVRYLNNSVLKQTSSLRKEIGVVPQEIALYTDLTAEENLKFFGKIYRLSNKVVKERMEEVLVQIGLTEKRKELVKNFSGGMKRRLNIGVALLHQPKILVMDEPTVGIDPQSRSYILETVKQMNQKEGMTVIYTSHYMEEVEYLCDRIYIMDQGDLIASGTKEEIKQILSSENTISLIADRWSDAFIESLKLIPSINQLTIDGKEITLIIPKQINLFPELIRLTEEYDVDIRSLNVKTPTLEDVFLHLTGRALRD; translated from the coding sequence ATGCTCGAATTAATAGACCTGTCTAAAAAGTTTAAGACTACGGAGGCAGTTAAGTCTTTAAATATGTTCATTGAACGTGGAGAAATTATCGGGTTACTTGGACCGAACGGCGCAGGTAAATCCACTGCTATTTCTATGTTATCTACACTATTGGAACCAACGAGTGGAGATGTTCGTTATTTAAATAATAGTGTATTGAAACAAACATCTTCATTAAGAAAAGAAATTGGCGTAGTACCACAAGAGATAGCTCTATATACTGATTTAACGGCGGAAGAAAATTTGAAGTTCTTTGGTAAGATTTATCGTTTATCAAACAAAGTGGTAAAAGAAAGAATGGAAGAAGTACTAGTACAAATTGGATTGACGGAAAAAAGAAAAGAATTAGTAAAGAATTTTTCTGGAGGGATGAAACGAAGATTAAATATTGGTGTGGCATTGCTTCATCAACCAAAAATCTTAGTAATGGATGAACCTACAGTAGGAATTGACCCCCAATCAAGAAGTTATATTTTAGAAACAGTGAAGCAAATGAATCAAAAAGAGGGTATGACGGTTATCTATACAAGTCACTACATGGAAGAAGTGGAGTATCTTTGTGACCGTATATATATTATGGACCAAGGTGATCTGATTGCTTCTGGTACCAAAGAGGAGATTAAGCAAATCTTATCTTCTGAAAACACTATATCATTGATTGCTGACCGGTGGAGCGATGCTTTTATTGAAAGTCTGAAATTGATACCTTCCATTAATCAACTAACAATAGACGGAAAGGAAATTACATTAATTATACCAAAACAGATTAATCTCTTTCCGGAACTTATCCGTCTAACAGAAGAATACGATGTTGATATTCGTTCGCTAAATGTTAAAACACCTACATTAGAAGATGTTTTTCTGCATTTAACTGGCAGAGCGCTAAGGGATTAG
- a CDS encoding ABC transporter permease, which yields MIVQLIKKQLLLLLRNRIQLLMLLVLPIILIVILSTALSGFMQGDNPQLTIKIAWLEQQDETSQVDTFLENMNELGVSSDVFPDKDALHMTTILREDVFLSEELSSMIELHQIDESEKEKIIEDANYAAVIEVPQDFTLDLLQAMALEDNSVPKLELFLNQEQQIGTEVVESIIHNFNEMIVMNQFMEESNLPITVEELNNHDVPGELKHMEQRIPISSQAYYTIGMAVMNALYVASTLGFFAYREKEIHVFDRLIVADMSRWKFFLSVLISGAIVSFMQLLFIFGFSWLVFKIAWPSMMVFLTITLSLALAVGGTTVLLTAISYRINTEEIIGFFSGIIVSIFAFLGGSFFPIGELSPLIQQIGNLTPNGASLSAYIQVLQGAPFKEIASYIVVLLCFTVVSILLAVISYPKRGSKI from the coding sequence ATGATCGTTCAATTAATTAAAAAACAATTGCTTCTACTCTTGCGTAACCGTATTCAACTATTGATGTTGTTGGTGCTGCCAATTATTCTAATTGTTATTCTTAGTACGGCACTATCAGGATTTATGCAAGGAGATAATCCTCAATTAACGATAAAGATAGCCTGGCTAGAACAACAAGATGAAACATCACAAGTCGATACGTTTTTAGAAAATATGAATGAGTTAGGTGTTTCATCAGATGTATTTCCCGATAAAGATGCGTTACACATGACAACTATACTCCGTGAAGATGTGTTTTTAAGTGAAGAACTGAGTAGCATGATTGAATTGCATCAAATCGATGAATCTGAAAAAGAAAAAATTATAGAAGATGCTAATTATGCAGCAGTTATCGAAGTACCGCAAGATTTTACTTTGGATTTATTACAAGCGATGGCTTTAGAAGACAATTCAGTTCCAAAACTTGAATTATTTTTAAATCAAGAACAACAAATCGGTACTGAGGTAGTCGAATCCATCATTCACAATTTTAATGAAATGATCGTTATGAATCAATTTATGGAAGAAAGTAATTTACCAATTACAGTTGAAGAATTGAATAACCATGATGTGCCAGGAGAATTAAAACATATGGAACAACGTATACCGATATCTTCGCAAGCCTACTATACGATTGGTATGGCAGTTATGAATGCTTTATATGTTGCTTCAACGTTAGGATTTTTCGCCTATCGTGAGAAAGAAATCCACGTATTTGATCGATTGATTGTTGCAGATATGTCGAGATGGAAATTTTTCTTAAGTGTACTTATATCTGGAGCGATTGTGTCATTTATGCAGTTACTTTTTATTTTTGGATTCTCTTGGTTAGTTTTTAAAATAGCATGGCCAAGTATGATGGTATTTTTAACTATAACGCTGTCTTTAGCTTTAGCAGTAGGAGGTACTACGGTGTTATTGACAGCAATTAGCTATCGTATTAATACAGAAGAAATCATTGGGTTTTTCTCTGGCATTATCGTGTCTATTTTTGCTTTCTTAGGAGGAAGCTTCTTTCCAATCGGTGAATTATCACCTCTTATTCAACAAATTGGGAATTTAACCCCAAACGGAGCGAGTTTAAGTGCATATATTCAGGTGTTACAAGGGGCTCCATTTAAAGAAATAGCATCTTATATTGTAGTACTTTTATGTTTTACTGTCGTATCTATTTTACTAGCGGTAATTAGTTATCCAAAAAGGGGGTCTAAGATATGA
- a CDS encoding ABC transporter permease, translating to MKGILYSRIRGFVRQPFTFLLFTAMAVIFALLIGGTGPASTIVVPVYGDEDIQEEMKSEIQNQEYFTFEWVSKDELETKVKDGDADVGILLYEDNFDLIVGVESTHLGMIRQTIQQVYVEKEREMKIQEAAIQAGLDEDEVLENYLTSMEGSFIEIEKTSFQGEQDWLYDGNIHRIAGFSLFFAIYTIAYNVLTILVEKRNGLWDRMILSPLKKTEMYISNLIYSFFEGYVQICLIFAIFHYGFNIDFSGRFLEVLLLLIPYVLAIVALSILITAIVKNSEQFNAVISIIAVSLAMIGGAFWPLEIVENKFLLFLADLNPLKYGLEIVQGLSVYNYPLEEMVQPVSILLFMTVLFTGIGIHLMERRHI from the coding sequence ATGAAAGGGATCCTTTATTCACGAATAAGAGGGTTTGTTCGGCAACCATTTACCTTCCTTTTATTTACAGCCATGGCCGTAATATTCGCTTTACTCATTGGTGGAACAGGTCCAGCCTCAACTATCGTTGTCCCTGTGTATGGGGATGAAGATATTCAAGAAGAGATGAAATCAGAAATACAAAATCAGGAATATTTTACATTTGAGTGGGTCAGTAAAGACGAACTAGAAACAAAGGTAAAAGACGGTGATGCAGATGTAGGCATACTCCTTTATGAAGATAATTTTGATTTAATTGTAGGTGTGGAAAGTACTCATCTAGGAATGATTCGTCAAACCATACAGCAAGTGTATGTTGAAAAAGAACGAGAAATGAAAATTCAGGAAGCGGCTATACAAGCAGGATTAGATGAAGATGAAGTATTGGAGAACTATTTGACCAGTATGGAAGGTTCCTTCATTGAAATTGAAAAAACTAGCTTTCAAGGTGAACAGGATTGGTTGTATGATGGAAATATTCATCGAATCGCAGGATTTTCGTTGTTTTTTGCAATCTATACGATCGCCTACAATGTACTCACTATTTTAGTAGAAAAACGTAATGGATTATGGGATCGAATGATTTTATCCCCACTAAAGAAAACGGAAATGTATATAAGTAACTTAATTTATAGTTTTTTTGAGGGGTACGTACAAATCTGTCTTATTTTTGCAATCTTTCATTATGGGTTTAATATCGATTTTAGCGGAAGATTTTTGGAGGTATTATTATTACTGATACCATATGTTTTAGCTATCGTAGCACTTTCTATTTTAATTACTGCTATTGTAAAAAATTCAGAACAATTTAATGCAGTAATCTCTATTATTGCTGTATCTTTAGCAATGATCGGTGGTGCATTCTGGCCACTTGAAATTGTGGAAAATAAATTTTTACTATTTTTAGCTGATCTAAATCCATTAAAATATGGATTAGAGATTGTACAAGGGCTTTCCGTATACAATTATCCATTAGAAGAGATGGTTCAGCCAGTAAGTATATTATTGTTTATGACCGTATTATTTACCGGAATTGGAATCCACTTAATGGAAAGACGTCATATTTAA
- a CDS encoding alpha/beta hydrolase — protein sequence MKKKKKWIWIVSSIAILLIIINFAAAYFFYHLAIERNVKDFLSGNQDLEVSAETLDVLLDGDWRNWSDEQNYENWNITSHDGLNLEGYFLRAKEPSNKVVIMAHGYLGKGKDMALYGEHYVEELGYHMLTPDMRGHGQSDGDYIGFGWHDRLDMMDWIDQVIDRFGEDVEIVLHGVSMGASTMLMTSGEDLPSNVKAIVADCPYTSVADLFDYQIDRMYNLPSFPFIPSTSLVTQMFAGYTFDEASALDQVQKTEIPIYYVHGEEDQFVPTEMTEKLYEKTSSPKELLLVDSAGHGEAFVKNEDMYIEKLNRFLNKYLDK from the coding sequence GTGAAGAAGAAAAAGAAGTGGATTTGGATAGTATCAAGTATAGCAATCTTACTTATTATTATAAATTTTGCAGCTGCATATTTCTTTTATCATTTAGCGATTGAAAGGAATGTGAAGGATTTCTTAAGTGGAAATCAGGATTTAGAAGTTTCTGCTGAGACATTGGATGTTCTATTAGACGGGGATTGGAGAAACTGGTCTGATGAACAAAACTATGAAAATTGGAATATTACTTCTCATGATGGCTTAAATCTAGAAGGATATTTTTTAAGAGCAAAAGAGCCTTCGAATAAAGTAGTAATTATGGCACATGGCTATTTAGGAAAAGGTAAAGATATGGCTCTTTATGGAGAACACTATGTGGAAGAACTAGGTTATCATATGTTAACACCGGACATGCGAGGACATGGGCAAAGTGATGGTGATTATATTGGATTTGGTTGGCATGACCGACTAGATATGATGGATTGGATAGACCAAGTTATTGACCGGTTTGGAGAAGATGTTGAAATCGTCTTACATGGTGTATCGATGGGGGCATCAACCATGCTGATGACTAGCGGGGAAGATTTACCAAGTAATGTGAAAGCTATTGTAGCTGATTGTCCATATACAAGTGTTGCAGATTTGTTTGACTACCAAATTGATCGAATGTATAACTTACCGTCATTTCCATTTATTCCTTCGACAAGTTTGGTAACACAAATGTTTGCTGGTTATACATTTGATGAGGCCTCTGCATTAGATCAAGTTCAAAAAACAGAAATTCCTATATACTATGTCCATGGGGAAGAAGATCAATTTGTTCCTACAGAGATGACGGAAAAATTATATGAAAAAACGTCGAGTCCGAAAGAATTATTATTAGTTGACTCTGCTGGACATGGTGAAGCTTTTGTGAAGAATGAAGATATGTATATTGAAAAACTTAATCGTTTTCTAAATAAATATCTAGACAAATAA
- the argC gene encoding N-acetyl-gamma-glutamyl-phosphate reductase: MKKAAIIGGTGYGAIELIRLLDSHPYIELAKIISQSQHGELLDETYPHLATYVTQPMQELHIQQLIEEIDIVFLATPAGVAKEIAASFLDSSIQCIDLSGDLRLSSSDYEMWYQKKPASEALLEKTAYGLTEVFQEKIKQANIISNPGCFPTAALLGLIPMLENNIIESKGIMIDGKTGISGAGKNSSAKTHFSTTNENVTPYKIGTHQHIPEIEKYLSQHVEESSVRVTLTTHLIPMTRGLMCTMYAPLQQDIDTADVIDLYKHYYEQSSFIRIRKQGEYPSTKDVTGSNYCDIGAYVDKRTNQLIISSAIDNLVKGAAGQAIQNINVMNGWDEKTGLSFLPVYP, from the coding sequence TTGAAAAAGGCAGCGATTATTGGTGGTACTGGTTATGGTGCTATTGAACTTATTAGACTGTTAGATTCACATCCTTATATAGAATTAGCAAAGATCATCTCGCAATCACAACACGGAGAGTTACTTGATGAAACCTATCCACATCTTGCAACCTATGTTACACAACCTATGCAAGAGCTACATATTCAACAACTGATCGAAGAGATAGATATTGTTTTTCTAGCAACACCGGCTGGAGTAGCAAAAGAGATCGCTGCTAGTTTTCTAGATTCTTCTATCCAATGTATTGACTTATCAGGTGATTTACGTTTGTCTTCCAGTGACTATGAAATGTGGTATCAAAAGAAGCCAGCAAGTGAAGCTTTACTAGAAAAAACGGCATATGGATTAACGGAAGTTTTTCAAGAGAAGATTAAACAAGCGAATATTATATCTAATCCAGGTTGTTTTCCTACTGCTGCTTTATTAGGTCTTATTCCAATGCTTGAAAATAATATTATTGAATCAAAAGGAATTATGATTGATGGCAAAACTGGAATATCTGGAGCAGGTAAAAATTCCAGTGCAAAAACACATTTTTCAACTACAAATGAAAATGTCACTCCATATAAAATTGGAACACATCAACATATACCAGAGATCGAGAAATATTTATCTCAGCATGTTGAAGAATCTTCTGTAAGGGTGACTTTAACGACCCATTTAATTCCAATGACCAGAGGATTAATGTGTACGATGTATGCACCATTACAACAAGATATAGATACCGCTGATGTTATAGATCTGTATAAACATTATTATGAGCAATCATCATTTATCCGGATTCGAAAACAAGGGGAATACCCATCTACGAAAGACGTTACGGGAAGTAACTATTGTGATATTGGAGCATATGTCGACAAACGAACAAATCAACTAATTATATCTTCTGCAATTGATAATCTAGTAAAAGGTGCTGCAGGGCAAGCAATCCAAAACATTAATGTAATGAATGGATGGGATGAAAAAACAGGATTATCTTTCTTGCCAGTATATCCATAA
- the argJ gene encoding bifunctional ornithine acetyltransferase/N-acetylglutamate synthase yields the protein METTTVKEISILKNGHVTSPSGFYAGGVHCGLRRKKLDLGWIYSDTPASAAGVYTQNTFQAAPLLITKHTIEHSKQIQSIIVNSANANSFTGKQGYEDALLMQKLVANQLNIEQHHVAVASTGVIGERLPMDKVRNGIRQLSHTQVDAESFEKAILTTDTSTKHVAVQVEIDGKLVTIGGAAKGSGMIHPNMATMLSFITTDANVNQDSLQQALRKVTDQSYNQITVDGDSSTNDMVLVLANGRAENNELNESHPEWSVFMDAWNIVAIELAKMIARDGEGATKLIEVIVKGASTNQQASQIAKAVISSNLVKTAIYGNDANWGRIIGAIGYSGVPVEASKLSIAIGGIQVVNNGEPIDFDEKDCKQALNQETVNIVIDLQSGMDTATAWGCDLTYDYIRINASYRT from the coding sequence ATGGAAACGACCACAGTGAAAGAAATATCAATATTAAAAAATGGTCATGTGACGAGTCCATCAGGGTTCTATGCTGGCGGGGTGCATTGTGGGCTACGACGAAAAAAACTTGATTTAGGCTGGATCTATTCCGATACTCCTGCAAGTGCAGCCGGTGTTTATACACAGAATACATTTCAAGCTGCACCATTGCTAATCACTAAACATACGATCGAGCATTCAAAGCAAATCCAATCTATTATTGTGAACTCAGCTAATGCAAATTCATTTACAGGTAAACAGGGCTATGAAGATGCGTTACTTATGCAAAAACTAGTAGCGAATCAATTGAATATTGAACAACATCATGTCGCTGTAGCTTCTACAGGAGTTATTGGTGAACGCTTGCCGATGGATAAAGTAAGAAATGGTATCAGACAACTATCTCATACTCAAGTGGATGCAGAGAGTTTTGAAAAAGCAATACTAACTACGGATACAAGTACGAAACATGTCGCTGTGCAAGTAGAAATCGATGGCAAGCTAGTTACTATTGGTGGAGCGGCAAAAGGTTCAGGAATGATCCATCCAAACATGGCTACGATGCTCTCTTTCATTACGACGGATGCAAATGTTAATCAAGATAGCTTGCAGCAGGCGCTACGTAAGGTTACGGATCAATCCTATAATCAGATTACAGTTGATGGAGATTCCAGTACAAACGATATGGTGTTAGTACTTGCTAATGGGAGAGCAGAAAATAACGAGTTAAATGAAAGTCATCCGGAATGGTCCGTATTTATGGATGCTTGGAACATCGTTGCAATCGAATTAGCGAAAATGATTGCTCGAGATGGGGAAGGAGCAACAAAACTGATTGAAGTAATTGTAAAAGGCGCATCAACAAATCAACAAGCAAGTCAAATTGCCAAAGCAGTCATTTCTTCCAATCTAGTAAAAACAGCTATTTATGGAAATGATGCTAACTGGGGAAGAATTATCGGTGCGATTGGGTATAGTGGTGTACCAGTAGAAGCTAGCAAACTATCGATTGCTATTGGCGGAATTCAAGTTGTAAATAATGGTGAACCGATTGATTTTGATGAGAAAGATTGCAAACAAGCCTTAAATCAAGAAACCGTTAATATAGTAATCGATTTACAAAGTGGTATGGACACAGCAA